Proteins encoded by one window of Pseudobdellovibrionaceae bacterium:
- a CDS encoding 2-oxoacid:acceptor oxidoreductase family protein — MSVSFFDFQIIIASPNGSGSLTANRLLHKALFREGFHVVGKNIFPSNIEGLPTYYILRLSESYNGLKSQNDLYLGLNPQTFNKDLTDFTTSESLIFFNQDQKSLAEDRPKQFSASFRALGKDIEAPIKIKKRISNLYYVGWTAALLGLKPETFKTLLQETFKSSSVVDLNFQAFEKGYELFIQEHASEFTELSAHISTLKKEPPTDQILIEGNQAAALGWVDAGCTVATWYPITPSSSLVESFENYVEHLRPKSSKGKNHYAVIQAEDEISAVCAVVGANWAGARAATATSGPGLSLMNEAIGLAYFAEIPTVVWDIQRVGPSTGLPTRTSQGDVLSAYYSSHGDTFHPILLPSTINECYNMAFTAFDVSEYYQTPVFVLSDLDLGMNTWVGPTLKQPSSPLNRGKVLSEIDLESLPDFQRYLGDEEGVPSRTLPGTHHKLAPYMTRGSGHNTDASYSENPDVYEDKLERLKKKVLNARARLPQPRIANANNSLGLMYYGTTTQIFPEIFNLLSGYKFDLCEVKSLPLHDEVLEFAASHEQIIVIEQNRDLQLMQILKSQLESPKCQVMGVSTFNGWPIQAETVAHKIKALLNVPAPQHSEPEVTP; from the coding sequence ATGAGCGTCTCTTTTTTTGATTTTCAAATCATCATCGCCTCACCCAATGGAAGTGGAAGCCTAACCGCAAACCGCTTACTGCATAAGGCTCTGTTTCGTGAGGGCTTTCATGTTGTGGGAAAAAACATTTTCCCTTCTAATATTGAAGGTCTTCCCACATATTATATTCTGCGACTAAGCGAAAGTTACAATGGTCTAAAATCCCAAAATGATTTGTACCTAGGACTTAACCCTCAAACTTTTAACAAAGACCTGACTGACTTTACCACTTCAGAAAGTTTAATCTTTTTCAATCAGGATCAAAAGTCTTTAGCAGAAGACCGCCCTAAACAGTTCAGCGCTTCGTTTCGTGCATTAGGTAAAGACATAGAAGCGCCCATCAAAATTAAAAAACGTATTTCCAATCTCTATTATGTGGGGTGGACAGCAGCCCTTTTGGGTTTAAAACCTGAAACTTTTAAAACTTTATTACAAGAGACCTTTAAGTCATCTTCTGTTGTGGATCTTAACTTTCAAGCTTTTGAAAAAGGGTATGAGCTTTTTATCCAAGAGCATGCGTCTGAATTTACAGAACTCAGTGCTCATATCTCCACTCTCAAAAAAGAGCCACCTACAGATCAAATCCTCATCGAAGGCAATCAGGCTGCGGCCCTGGGTTGGGTGGATGCAGGTTGTACGGTGGCGACATGGTACCCGATCACACCGTCCTCTTCGTTGGTGGAGTCTTTTGAAAACTATGTGGAACATTTGCGTCCCAAAAGCTCTAAAGGTAAAAATCACTATGCAGTGATTCAAGCCGAAGACGAGATTTCTGCCGTGTGCGCTGTTGTCGGTGCCAACTGGGCAGGTGCGCGTGCAGCCACAGCCACCTCTGGTCCAGGCTTAAGTTTGATGAACGAAGCTATAGGACTGGCCTACTTTGCCGAAATTCCTACTGTGGTGTGGGACATTCAAAGAGTGGGGCCTTCAACGGGCTTACCCACTCGTACATCACAAGGGGATGTACTCAGCGCTTACTACTCCTCACACGGAGACACCTTCCATCCTATTTTACTCCCCAGCACAATCAACGAGTGCTACAATATGGCTTTTACAGCTTTTGATGTTTCTGAATACTATCAAACGCCTGTGTTTGTGTTATCTGACCTTGATCTAGGTATGAACACATGGGTAGGACCGACACTTAAGCAGCCCTCTAGTCCATTAAACCGAGGCAAGGTCCTTTCAGAAATAGACCTTGAGTCCCTACCTGATTTTCAACGCTACCTAGGCGATGAAGAGGGGGTACCCAGTCGCACCTTACCAGGCACTCATCATAAGCTTGCGCCTTATATGACTAGAGGCTCTGGACATAACACCGATGCCTCTTATTCCGAAAACCCCGATGTGTATGAAGACAAGCTTGAACGTCTGAAAAAGAAAGTGCTCAATGCCAGAGCCCGTCTGCCTCAACCTCGTATCGCAAATGCAAACAACTCTTTGGGGCTCATGTACTACGGCACCACCACTCAAATTTTTCCAGAAATTTTTAATCTGCTTAGTGGATATAAATTTGATTTATGCGAAGTCAAATCACTTCCCTTGCACGACGAGGTTCTAGAATTCGCAGCGTCTCATGAACAGATTATCGTCATTGAACAGAACAGGGACCTGCAACTGATGCAAATTTTAAAATCTCAACTTGAAAGCCCCAAATGTCAGGTAATGGGGGTCAGTACTTTTAATGGTTGGCCCATTCAGGCTGAAACTGTAGCTCACAAGATCAAAGCTCTATTAAACGTGCCCGCGCCCCAACACTCAGAACCCGAGGTCACGCCATGA
- a CDS encoding 1-acyl-sn-glycerol-3-phosphate acyltransferase, which translates to MKMKNWNYENDQWTKLPSHLKHLPLFTRHFDLLAWLVSLVWAFFLKGLGFGIYIRIKVHGSFKELYQKHPKLLIISNHSSHLDATSITAAVPFKYWGDLYISAAKDYWFRNDIFTFFSKYCLGAIPIDRHDKKGEVITLINSLLSNLDRIWLILFPEGTRSADGYIKNFKRGVSIFSQTNATPILFLYIDGNTKLWPKGRLIPYPGRLNIHIGPVIEPTGDIEVVKKAYKEWVLTINPQAYDHELDSPKTEA; encoded by the coding sequence ATGAAGATGAAAAACTGGAACTACGAAAATGATCAGTGGACCAAGCTGCCTTCACACTTGAAGCATCTGCCTCTTTTTACGCGCCACTTTGATCTTTTGGCATGGCTTGTGAGTTTAGTCTGGGCCTTCTTTTTGAAAGGCTTGGGCTTTGGAATTTATATTCGCATTAAGGTGCATGGCTCTTTTAAAGAACTTTATCAAAAGCACCCCAAACTGCTGATCATCAGCAACCACTCCTCTCATTTGGATGCTACGTCTATCACCGCCGCTGTGCCCTTTAAATATTGGGGAGACCTTTATATTTCAGCAGCTAAAGATTACTGGTTTAGAAATGATATTTTTACCTTTTTCTCAAAATACTGCCTAGGTGCTATCCCTATTGATCGCCACGATAAAAAAGGGGAAGTGATCACGCTGATCAACAGTTTATTAAGTAACTTGGATCGAATTTGGTTGATTTTATTCCCCGAAGGCACACGTTCTGCTGACGGCTATATTAAAAATTTCAAAAGAGGCGTGAGCATCTTTTCTCAGACTAACGCCACTCCCATTTTATTTCTCTATATTGATGGGAACACCAAGCTGTGGCCCAAAGGCCGCCTGATCCCTTACCCAGGACGACTCAATATTCATATTGGACCTGTCATTGAACCCACTGGAGATATTGAAGTGGTAAAAAAGGCCTACAAAGAGTGGGTGCTCACCATAAATCCCCAAGCCTACGACCACGAACTTGACAGTCCCAAGACTGAGGCCTAA
- a CDS encoding phosphatidate cytidylyltransferase, which translates to MDGFLFSNAFYLENFGILALFLALLGILLFSSRNKDIFYQTGWSSLVSWAYVLPVLFVVFALPKPWPLVALAIFSVLASKTFFQMVGMYHRHWFVGFEYILIVVTAWFLHAGADYLNVFYALPMVALFAFILIPIFMNNVTHMVQYISLSVICYSLFGWFYLHGGRILYLDHGLYIIIYLYTLSELSVAVCASLSLKFGKINLRNRINSKIKLEGFVVAALVTLAAAWGWRRMLPERDELDWICAGLIAVIFSVIGDWTLSIIRKDLGIKDQGVFIIGRGDILSRVSKVIFVYPAYYYFLQILPWMERQLQ; encoded by the coding sequence GTGGACGGCTTTCTTTTTTCTAATGCATTTTATCTTGAGAATTTTGGAATCTTGGCTTTATTTTTAGCTCTATTAGGAATTTTGCTATTTTCCTCAAGAAACAAAGATATTTTTTATCAAACAGGTTGGTCTAGCCTTGTCAGTTGGGCTTATGTACTGCCCGTATTGTTTGTTGTTTTCGCGCTTCCAAAGCCATGGCCCTTAGTAGCACTTGCAATTTTTTCTGTACTTGCTAGCAAAACTTTTTTTCAAATGGTGGGGATGTACCACAGACACTGGTTTGTTGGTTTTGAGTACATTTTAATTGTTGTAACCGCATGGTTTTTACATGCTGGGGCCGATTACTTAAATGTATTTTATGCCCTACCAATGGTGGCTCTTTTCGCTTTTATTCTTATTCCCATCTTTATGAATAACGTCACCCACATGGTGCAGTACATTTCACTGTCTGTGATCTGTTACTCTTTATTTGGTTGGTTCTATCTTCATGGCGGCAGAATACTTTATTTAGACCATGGTCTTTATATCATCATCTACCTTTACACTCTTAGCGAACTTTCTGTAGCAGTGTGCGCCAGCCTCAGCTTAAAGTTTGGCAAAATCAATTTGCGCAACAGAATCAATTCCAAAATCAAACTTGAAGGTTTTGTTGTCGCAGCTCTTGTTACTCTGGCTGCGGCTTGGGGATGGCGCCGTATGCTGCCCGAACGAGACGAACTGGATTGGATCTGTGCAGGTCTTATTGCCGTGATCTTTTCTGTCATTGGGGATTGGACTCTGTCTATTATCAGAAAGGATTTGGGCATTAAAGATCAAGGGGTATTCATCATCGGTCGTGGCGATATTCTTAGCCGTGTTAGTAAAGTGATCTTTGTATATCCTGCTTACTACTATTTTCTACAGATACTTCCTTGGATGGAACGACAGCTTCAGTAA
- the serA gene encoding phosphoglycerate dehydrogenase translates to MTNILLLEKIHSIAKTHYEAHGFQVTEHGPSETGAPLVGLLKGQDIVGLRSKTQLTGEVLQESPHLSAVGAYCIGTNQIDLQTACKLGVAVFNAPFSNTRSVAEMVLAEIICLARGLFAKSQKMHAGIWEKSAAGSNEIRGKVLGIVGYGHIGSQVGILAESLGMRVIFYDAIKKLPLGNAEEMMTLGDVLSRSDFVTLHVPLDKTTEWMIGEKQFSMMKKGAAFINASRGHVVRLEALKNALLTGHISGAAIDVFPEEPKENNSTFAHELQNIENVILTPHIAGSTIEAQESIGVEVTESLIRFMKTGHSVGAVNFPQLYLSELQSGYRILNVHKNVAGVLGEVNKIFSHHNINILSQQLKTNEQIGYLAVDVEGAVDPKVVDAIAHLPTSIKTRFLASEELGSKFI, encoded by the coding sequence ATGACAAATATCCTTCTGCTCGAAAAGATTCATTCCATCGCAAAAACTCATTACGAAGCCCACGGTTTTCAAGTGACCGAACACGGTCCGTCTGAAACAGGGGCCCCTTTGGTGGGGCTTCTTAAGGGACAAGATATTGTGGGTTTACGGTCTAAAACTCAGCTCACTGGCGAGGTCTTACAAGAGTCACCCCATCTATCCGCAGTAGGAGCTTATTGTATAGGCACAAATCAAATCGACTTACAAACTGCATGCAAGTTGGGAGTCGCCGTATTTAATGCCCCTTTTAGTAACACTCGAAGTGTAGCCGAGATGGTGCTAGCCGAGATCATCTGTCTAGCGAGGGGTTTGTTTGCAAAATCCCAAAAGATGCACGCAGGAATCTGGGAAAAGTCAGCTGCAGGATCAAATGAAATCCGTGGAAAAGTTTTAGGCATTGTGGGTTATGGCCATATTGGCTCCCAGGTTGGAATTTTGGCTGAAAGCTTAGGCATGAGAGTGATCTTTTACGATGCCATTAAAAAATTACCCTTAGGAAACGCTGAAGAGATGATGACTTTGGGGGACGTACTCAGTCGTTCCGATTTTGTCACACTACATGTGCCACTGGATAAAACTACAGAGTGGATGATCGGCGAAAAACAATTTTCCATGATGAAAAAGGGTGCTGCATTTATCAACGCCAGCCGAGGACATGTCGTGCGTTTAGAGGCTTTAAAAAATGCTTTATTAACAGGGCATATATCAGGTGCTGCGATCGACGTTTTCCCAGAAGAGCCCAAAGAAAACAACAGCACCTTTGCCCATGAGTTACAAAATATAGAAAATGTCATCTTAACTCCACACATCGCGGGAAGCACGATTGAGGCCCAAGAGTCTATAGGAGTGGAGGTCACAGAAAGCCTGATCCGCTTTATGAAAACGGGCCATTCTGTGGGGGCTGTGAACTTCCCACAACTGTATTTATCTGAACTGCAATCTGGCTACAGAATCCTAAACGTTCACAAAAACGTGGCAGGAGTCCTAGGGGAAGTAAATAAAATCTTCTCTCACCACAATATAAATATCTTAAGCCAACAGCTAAAAACCAACGAACAGATAGGGTATTTAGCGGTAGACGTAGAGGGCGCGGTAGACCCCAAAGTCGTAGATGCAATAGCCCATCTGCCCACCTCCATCAAAACCCGCTTTCTTGCCAGCGAAGAGTTAGGTTCTAAATTTATTTGA
- a CDS encoding FAD-binding oxidoreductase has product MVESLKSLLPPEQLLFDKDSLSFYGQDWLKQFTPNALAVAFPKSTEDVQKIVLWARENRVGLVPSGGRTGLSAGAVALNGELIVSFEKMSQILDFNADDQSVTCEAGVVTETLQNFAKDQGLFFPVDFAAVGSSQIGGNIATNAGGINVIRYGMFRQWVTSLEVVTGAGEVLHLNKGLEKNATGYDFKNLFIGSEGTLGFITKATLKLTQPQRNPQVFLLALDSVDAILPTLKLFRSLTLNAFEMFTDKALKHVLHHNPTLQFPIAEKTPYYLVIDFESENQEETALGLFEKALEEGLITDGVLSQNHSQYKELWKYREDISECISYKSPYKNDVSVKTSLIPKFLQTTEEYLNAKYPNFEVVWFGHIGDGNLHINILRPDDMPLDEFINTCKNTSPYMFKKIQEFEGSISAEHGVGLVKKSFLNFSRSEAEIQLMKQVKTVFDPDNIMNPGKVFDL; this is encoded by the coding sequence ATGGTTGAAAGTTTAAAATCTTTGCTGCCACCCGAGCAGCTTTTATTCGATAAAGACAGTCTTTCCTTTTACGGCCAAGATTGGTTAAAGCAGTTTACTCCCAATGCCCTTGCCGTGGCCTTTCCCAAATCCACCGAAGACGTACAGAAGATCGTCCTCTGGGCACGTGAAAACCGAGTCGGCCTTGTCCCCAGTGGCGGACGCACAGGTTTAAGCGCAGGAGCTGTGGCTCTGAATGGGGAACTGATTGTGTCTTTTGAAAAGATGAGTCAAATTTTAGATTTTAATGCTGACGACCAAAGTGTCACCTGTGAAGCAGGTGTTGTAACAGAAACCTTACAAAACTTTGCTAAAGATCAGGGGCTTTTTTTTCCAGTAGATTTTGCCGCTGTAGGCTCAAGCCAAATTGGGGGCAACATTGCCACTAACGCTGGAGGCATTAACGTCATCCGTTACGGCATGTTCAGACAGTGGGTCACCTCTTTGGAAGTGGTCACAGGTGCTGGAGAGGTTTTACACCTTAATAAAGGACTGGAAAAAAACGCCACAGGTTACGATTTTAAAAACCTTTTTATTGGCAGCGAAGGCACTCTGGGCTTTATCACCAAAGCCACACTCAAACTGACTCAACCTCAACGTAACCCTCAGGTTTTTTTGTTAGCCTTAGATAGCGTGGACGCCATCTTACCGACACTTAAACTTTTTCGCTCACTCACCCTAAATGCCTTTGAGATGTTTACAGACAAAGCCTTAAAACATGTTTTGCACCACAACCCCACTTTACAATTCCCTATTGCCGAGAAGACTCCCTACTATTTAGTCATCGACTTTGAAAGCGAAAACCAAGAAGAAACAGCACTGGGATTATTTGAAAAGGCTCTCGAAGAGGGGCTCATCACTGACGGCGTTTTAAGTCAGAACCACAGTCAATACAAAGAACTGTGGAAGTACAGAGAAGACATTTCTGAGTGCATTTCATATAAGTCCCCGTACAAAAACGATGTCTCAGTAAAAACCAGTTTAATTCCCAAATTTTTACAAACCACAGAAGAATACTTAAATGCCAAATACCCCAATTTCGAAGTTGTATGGTTTGGCCACATAGGTGATGGAAACTTACACATCAACATTCTCAGACCCGACGATATGCCACTCGACGAGTTCATCAACACCTGCAAAAACACCAGCCCCTACATGTTCAAAAAGATTCAAGAATTCGAAGGCAGCATCTCAGCCGAACATGGCGTAGGCTTAGTGAAAAAATCTTTTCTAAATTTCAGCAGATCCGAAGCTGAAATCCAACTCATGAAACAAGTCAAAACCGTCTTTGACCCCGACAACATCATGAACCCTGGCAAAGTCTTCGACCTCTAA
- a CDS encoding Hpt domain-containing protein, which yields MNLDEMLKELQKNYIQTMPNKLEAMTKHIEAKNFQSLREEFHKIKGTGKTYGIPEISDLGAVFEEILIKCEFHPDPQWTIDALGIFKDIHTARVEGHAFEIFSDERFKNLQNALSQLKK from the coding sequence ATGAATTTAGATGAAATGTTAAAAGAGCTACAAAAAAACTACATCCAAACCATGCCTAACAAGCTGGAAGCGATGACCAAGCATATTGAAGCCAAAAACTTTCAATCTTTAAGGGAAGAGTTCCACAAGATCAAAGGCACAGGGAAAACCTACGGAATTCCTGAAATCTCGGATCTTGGGGCCGTTTTTGAAGAGATCCTGATTAAATGCGAATTCCATCCTGATCCCCAATGGACTATCGATGCCCTAGGTATTTTTAAAGATATCCACACAGCTCGTGTGGAAGGCCATGCTTTTGAGATATTTTCTGACGAACGCTTTAAAAACCTTCAAAACGCCTTGTCACAACTTAAAAAATAA
- a CDS encoding HAMP domain-containing histidine kinase — translation MNSILFRIRFIVLVAVISFGGALVLCIDSFLDWRNTYSELKSSWEIEATLKSAKYTKDFANELVEWRKKLTPQYRQEALSSIIQSINNRKFNSIPDRIKYFVDQETNYRDYLSAKLDAHRSRIVWCIYLLISCFIASTIFISIYIHRSIFEPLDNLYHRMLDFLNDRYTYEFQAPDANEIGDLQSTFNSLAQRVINNIEELKTLDSAKSEFLNIASHELRTPLTSIKGSLSLLKNSAINSLTPQSVNLLNIAETETDRLIRLINDLLDLAKIEAKKLDLDEKWIQIEDLLNKTFGSLQGLCETAQVKLAIRQQTPIDIFIDQDRIQQVLTNFLSNAIKYSPENGYVTVNYFVNARHQLVIEISDQGKGIAPDDQKYIFEKFRQATNKQNPLVKGTGLGLAIAKAIVEQHGGDIGVNSLPQKGSTFYFTLPKWKYRKQGSGAAA, via the coding sequence GTGAATTCCATTTTATTTAGAATCCGTTTTATAGTGCTTGTGGCCGTCATCAGTTTTGGTGGCGCACTTGTATTATGTATTGATTCTTTTTTAGATTGGAGAAACACCTACTCTGAACTGAAATCCAGTTGGGAAATTGAGGCCACTTTAAAATCTGCCAAGTACACCAAAGACTTTGCCAATGAACTTGTAGAGTGGAGAAAAAAACTCACTCCACAGTATCGACAAGAGGCTCTAAGTTCCATCATTCAGTCGATTAACAATAGAAAGTTCAATTCCATTCCCGATCGCATTAAATATTTTGTAGATCAAGAGACCAATTATCGTGATTATCTTTCAGCCAAGCTTGATGCTCATCGAAGTCGTATCGTTTGGTGTATTTATCTTTTAATCTCTTGTTTTATTGCCAGCACAATTTTTATTTCCATCTATATTCATCGGTCTATTTTTGAACCTTTAGATAACCTGTACCATCGAATGTTGGATTTCTTAAATGATCGTTACACTTACGAGTTCCAAGCTCCTGATGCCAATGAAATTGGAGACTTGCAATCTACATTTAATTCCCTGGCTCAACGAGTGATCAACAACATTGAAGAGTTAAAGACTTTGGATTCCGCCAAGTCTGAATTCTTAAATATTGCCAGCCACGAGTTAAGAACTCCTCTGACATCTATTAAAGGGTCTTTAAGTCTACTTAAAAATAGTGCTATTAACAGTCTTACACCTCAATCAGTAAACTTATTAAATATTGCGGAAACAGAAACTGATCGTCTGATTCGTTTGATTAACGATCTTTTAGACTTAGCAAAGATTGAAGCTAAAAAATTAGACCTCGATGAAAAATGGATACAAATTGAAGATCTATTAAATAAAACCTTTGGCAGCTTACAAGGTCTTTGCGAAACTGCACAGGTTAAACTGGCGATTCGTCAGCAAACACCCATTGATATTTTTATTGACCAAGATCGCATTCAACAGGTGCTCACCAACTTTTTATCCAACGCCATCAAATACAGTCCTGAAAATGGATATGTGACAGTGAATTACTTTGTAAATGCCCGACACCAATTGGTGATTGAAATCTCTGATCAAGGAAAAGGAATTGCTCCTGATGATCAAAAATATATCTTTGAAAAATTCAGACAAGCTACCAATAAACAAAATCCTTTGGTTAAAGGCACAGGTCTAGGGCTAGCTATTGCTAAAGCTATCGTGGAACAGCACGGTGGAGACATTGGCGTGAACTCGCTTCCACAAAAAGGAAGTACTTTTTATTTTACACTACCAAAATGGAAATATAGAAAACAAGGGTCTGGAGCAGCCGCATGA
- a CDS encoding response regulator, with the protein MKILLAEDDPNISLIAKMTLETMAGHEVTAVDNGEDAYHLALKEPFDVILLDEMMPKMNGLKVCQELRKMHLKTPVIFLSARSQMTDKETFETIGTGFIPKPFDPLTLNEKIHEILKETGNL; encoded by the coding sequence TTGAAAATTCTGCTCGCTGAAGATGATCCAAATATCTCTCTTATTGCCAAAATGACTTTGGAAACAATGGCAGGTCACGAGGTCACCGCTGTAGATAACGGCGAAGACGCTTACCACTTAGCTTTAAAGGAACCTTTTGATGTAATTCTTCTTGATGAAATGATGCCTAAAATGAATGGCCTTAAGGTTTGTCAAGAGTTACGCAAAATGCACTTAAAAACTCCCGTGATCTTTTTAAGTGCTCGCTCACAAATGACAGACAAAGAGACCTTTGAAACCATAGGCACAGGTTTTATCCCTAAACCTTTTGACCCTTTGACCTTAAATGAAAAGATCCACGAGATTTTAAAGGAGACAGGTAATCTGTGA
- a CDS encoding nitronate monooxygenase, with translation MKTALTEMLNCQWPIIGAPMFIVGTVDMVAAISNAGGVGTIPSLNFRSTELLDQGLSEMRTKTTKTFGINLIVHKSNTRWEADLDVCAQHKVPFFITSLGSPVRVIERVKPYGAKVFCDVTNIKHAKKALDGGADGIIAVCAGAGGHAGPHSPFSLVSELQQLTDKPIVIAGAIANGKTILASLALGASGVSIGTRFIATTEANASPEYKQAILNAKTENIHKSIKMTGIPASVIRTPEVEAMFRPPTLMEKLIYLIEKKNQGKTNFSKKLRKISGYNWSWNSVWSAGESVGQIHDIKSCEVVMAGLVDEMQLAFNELNKIHAL, from the coding sequence ATGAAAACAGCTTTAACGGAGATGTTAAATTGCCAGTGGCCCATTATTGGGGCTCCCATGTTTATTGTAGGCACGGTGGATATGGTCGCTGCTATTAGCAATGCGGGTGGAGTGGGTACGATTCCGTCTTTGAACTTTCGCAGCACCGAACTTCTGGATCAAGGTCTAAGTGAGATGCGTACAAAAACCACAAAGACTTTTGGAATTAACCTGATTGTTCATAAAAGCAATACCAGATGGGAGGCTGATCTTGATGTGTGCGCTCAGCATAAGGTTCCCTTTTTTATCACAAGCTTAGGATCACCAGTTCGTGTGATCGAAAGAGTAAAACCTTATGGGGCAAAAGTGTTTTGCGATGTGACTAATATTAAACATGCAAAAAAAGCCTTAGATGGGGGTGCTGATGGAATTATTGCTGTGTGTGCAGGTGCAGGAGGACATGCGGGACCTCACTCTCCGTTCTCTTTGGTTTCAGAATTGCAACAGCTTACAGATAAACCTATTGTGATTGCGGGGGCTATCGCTAACGGAAAAACTATTTTAGCCAGTTTGGCATTAGGGGCTTCGGGAGTAAGTATCGGTACGCGATTTATTGCCACTACTGAAGCCAATGCTAGCCCTGAATACAAGCAGGCGATTTTAAATGCCAAAACAGAAAATATTCATAAAAGTATTAAAATGACAGGCATTCCCGCCTCCGTCATTCGTACACCTGAAGTGGAAGCCATGTTTAGGCCACCGACACTCATGGAAAAGTTGATTTATTTGATTGAAAAAAAGAATCAAGGTAAAACCAATTTCAGCAAAAAATTACGAAAAATATCTGGCTATAATTGGTCATGGAATAGTGTGTGGAGTGCGGGAGAATCTGTGGGGCAGATTCACGATATTAAATCTTGTGAAGTGGTGATGGCAGGACTTGTGGATGAAATGCAACTGGCGTTTAATGAATTAAATAAAATCCATGCGCTCTGA